A single region of the Sorghum bicolor cultivar BTx623 chromosome 7, Sorghum_bicolor_NCBIv3, whole genome shotgun sequence genome encodes:
- the LOC8067007 gene encoding uncharacterized protein LOC8067007 has protein sequence MEADPQGSQPAPPTAAGRLPAMVLVDRSVRINIQESGFLGPSGVRKEWPQWVGFLLDHDDEVAYFLGVLDGTEPCPPQVADPRDGLTSLSLNIAAWPPNRYGLNHPDCAFIVGCHKNLLLLCLRDEDGGFYMVYNTKAKANSIAVVPRRVCCSLTHFPIARVRWQFQGVTILRLSTSEEHDQYLLAELLFRTEDRSGLDPTNKATLFLWRSITASDQAARGPICNPYICLTPDKVPPFPQCLDMYPQQWIPMEVELPLPTDRDHHPSFRADMTLATGAATLYWVDLLQGILVSNHKDRGNGKQQQPFHFIPLPPEAYADVSINSNPHEYRSMCCIKGGALKFVSMEGYNREDIPMAEVVLITWILTNPQSRTKWKWQLFESVRIGDLWHNPHYHELPLLPHFPVISTVEPHVIYFTVFDYKYDPEYEVMEVTERYVLGVDMHLRSVVSAFMASSSRMLTSHFTRYINQRTVCPMEKEVTDEGDPAAWASVWISTKPLGVSPVEPAHKAGRLGGRVSSDGVAQFISKTGPTMSSITPVIGLQCVLGH, from the exons ATGGAAGCGGATCCGCAGGGTTCTCAACCAGCACCGCCCACGGCGGCGGGCCGACTCCCGGCCATGGTGTTGGTCGATCGCAGCGTCAGAATCAACATCCAAGAATCAGGTTTTTTGGGCCCCAGCGGCGTGCGCAAGGAGTGGCCGCAGTGGGTGGGTTTCTTGTTGGACCATGACGACGAAGTCGCCTACTTCCTTGGCGTGTTGGACGGCACCGAGCCTTGCCCTCCCCAGGTCGCCGACCCCCGCGACGGCCTCACTTCCCTGTCCCTCAACATCGCCGCTTGGCCACCCAACCGTTACGGGCTCAATCACCCCGACTGCGCTTTCATCGTCGGCTGCCACAAGAACTTGCTCCTTCTCTGCCTCCGCGACGAGGATGGCGGCTTCTACATGGTTTACAATACCAAGGCCAAGGCCAACTCCATCGCCGTCGTCCCGCGGCGAGTTTGCTGCTCATTGACCCACTTCCCCATAGCACGGGTCCGATGGCAGTTCCAAGGGGTCACCATCCTACGGCTCTCCACCAGCGAGGAGCACGATCAAtacctcctcgccgagctcctcTTCCGCACGGAAGACCGGAGCGGCCTAGACCCCACAAACAAGGCCACTCTCTTCTTGTGGAGGTCGATCACTGCCTCCGACCAAGCAGCTCGTGGCCCCATCTGCAACCCTTACATCTGCCTCACCCCTGACAAAGTCCCCCCCTTCCCTCAATGCTTGGACATGTACCCCCAGCAGTGGATCCCCATGGAGGTGGAGCTCCCCCTCCCCACTGACAGAGACCACCACCCCTCCTTCCGTGCAGACATGACGTTGGCAACTGGAGCAGCCACGCTCTACTGGGTTGACCTTCTGCAAGGGATCTTGGTCTCCAACCACAAAGATCGTGGTAATGGTAAGCAGCAGCAACCGTTCCACTTCATCCCGTTGCCTCCTGAGGCATATGCAGATGTATCCATCAATAGCAACCCGCACGAGTACCGCTCCATGTGCTGCATCAAAGGTGGGGCCTTGAAATTCGTCTCAATGGAGGGCTACAACAGAGAAGATATCCCCATGGCCGAGGTGGTGCTCATAACATGGATTCTGACGAATCCCCAGAGTCGTACCAAATGGAAGTGGCAGTTGTTTGAATCAGTCCGCATCGGAGATCTCTGGCACAACCCGCACTACCATGAGTTGCCGCTGCTGCCACATTTTCCGGTCATCAGCACTGTGGAACCTCATGTCATCTACTTCACGGTCTTTGACTACAAGTACGATCCCGAGTACGAGGTGATGGAAGTCACAGAACGATATGTGCTCGGCGTTGACATGCATCTTCGGAGTGTAGTGTCAGCGTTCATGGCCTCTTCCTCTAGGATGCTTACTTCTCACTTCACCCGCTACATAAACCAG AGAACAGTTTGCCCAATGGAGAAAGAGGTTACTGATGAGGGGGACCCTGCTGCATGGGCTTCCGTCTGGATTTCCACCAAGCCTCTTGGAGTTTCTCCAGTAGAACCAGCACACAAAGCCGGCAGACTTGGGGGACGTGTTTCCAGTGATGGGGTCGCACAGTTTATCAGCAAAACTGGACCAACCATGTCATCAATCACTCCAGTGATCGGTTTGCAGTGTGTGCTAGGTCACTAA